The following are encoded together in the Cicer arietinum cultivar CDC Frontier isolate Library 1 chromosome 2, Cicar.CDCFrontier_v2.0, whole genome shotgun sequence genome:
- the LOC101489249 gene encoding EPIDERMAL PATTERNING FACTOR-like protein 5, whose translation MFFFLFMERKRKNTKLVNKTHLCYNVYFFMLTIWTVMFTSTTTASAIKCLDSRCTIFFKSDLNFQQVKVKIGQGMVSQSKSDIPIDWPRKLLGGPGSFPPRCNAKCGKCTPCRPVHVPVPPGTPVTAEYYPEAWRCKCGNKLYMP comes from the exons atgtttttcttcttgttcATGGAGAGGAAGAGAAAAAACACTAAGCTTGTGAACAAAACACATCTTTGTTACAATGTTTACTTTTTCATGCTCACAATTTGGACAGTGATGTTCACTAGTACTACTACTGCTTCAGCCATTAAATGTCTAG ATTCTAGGTGTACCATATTTTTCAAATCTGATCTAAATTTTCAG cAAGTTAAGGTGAAAATTGGACAAGGCATGGTGTCTCAAAGCAAATCAGATATCCCTATAGATTGGCCAAGAAAGCTTCTGGGTGGGCCCGGGTCATTTCCGCCGCGATGCAACGCCAAGTGCGGCAAATGTACACCATGCAGACCGGTCCATGTGCCGGTGCCGCCGGGGACACCGGTGACGGCCGAGTACTATCCGGAAGCATGGAGATGCAAGTGTGGCAACAAGTTATACATGCCATGA